Genomic DNA from Oreochromis aureus strain Israel breed Guangdong linkage group 2, ZZ_aureus, whole genome shotgun sequence:
GCATTTCAGAAAAAATCTAACTGGTGTAACATGAGTAGTTAGAGGTTTACCAGGCTCAGCCGGCGGTGCAAGCGGCGTAAGCAGCACCGGGTCCAAAGATGACCATCTTGAGGTATGACCTGAGCATCAAGCTGGATTTGGCAGTCAGGAACAACAGACAAGAATTGCCAAGTAGCCTGACGGCTGTATAAAAACAGGGGCGATGGCCTACCACCATGCACCGTCAGAAGACGCAACAGGTTGAAACCAATTGCAAAACATTTGCAGAACCACGTGATACGCTCGTCCTGTATTAATACTCTACTCCCAGGCTGGCTTACAGCCCAGCtgcagacagactgacagactgCCAGCAAATTTCTCCAAGGAACCAGCAAGACATGCATCTCATTgaagctttcctttttttccttgagAGATCTCTATTGTTTGAGAATAGCTATGTTCTTTGAGATTTGCCTTAAACACATCTTAAAATATTCAGTAAAACATTGCTACCATAAAGGGAATGATGATGAGACCGTAAGCATGCCAAGTATTTGCCAAGTCAAGTCACTGGGGCATGTCAGTCATCACTCACGCCAAATCCAACCTCTTTTTCCAACCTCTCACTGAATGTTAGTATAAAACAATTAGAAAGGAGAGAACATGGATTTTTACCTTCAGCTGCTGGTGGTACACAAAAATGTGTACAAAATGGGaagaaataaattcaaattttgtgttttttagcgAGCCAAAAGGCTGGACTGAGAACACCATGCGTTCGGAAAATGCTAATCATTCCTCCGCCACTAGCCACTGCCCTGCACCGTAGCGGTCATATGCTCTTATATAAACTATTTACATACAATGGCTCCCTTTATGGGGCTGCAACAAGACTCTTTCAGAATTCAGATCAAACGCCTCGATTTCCGCCTACCCCGgggcaaaagaaagaatctgtgTGGACACAAAAGGCCTCAGCCTGCCACATTATTTATTGTGCTTGGATGGGCAGGGAAGTGAAGGACGCTCTTGACCCGAGTCACTGCCGCTGCGACATTAACAGGTTTACGAATTCATCCAGATTATATATGAACTAGGCAACTATTGCACAGTCTAATGGAGTGGCTAAATTTGAATGCTACAGCACTTTAAAAGATTGATGACTTGATTAAATTGTCATttgcactttaaaaataaaatacagcctTAATTTTTGATGTTATATAGACTTTTTAATTCCGACTATACTGGCACAAGAATATATTAATCCAGAATATATTAATGCAGGTTAGTTCAGTTAAGTCTAATATAGCATGTTACCAAATGCGCACACCCTGAAACAATCTGAAATGGTTCATATTAAAAGTTATTATTTACATAGCACTGTCAACAGGTTAGTTGTGGTCACACCCCCTTCCCTGTAACAGTAGAAACCATAATTTACAGCAACACAACGTGGTCGTTTGTCATGTACAGTCAGATGACACACAGCGGCTCACTGTGCCGTGAGCTTTTCTGCGTCACTCACAGGCCGTACCGTCACTTCTGACAGTGTAGTGGGAGGGTTTGGGTGGCCTGCTAATAATCTGAATGAACTGCACCTCATTTACATTTTCTCTACACAAGGAAGAAACACAAATGTACAATTGTAgagaacacatttttatttcaaaggcaaatatgcaaaaataaagaTAAGTTTGCCATTGCATAAGAACAATATAATCAAGTCAGTAAAGCTTTTCAGTGATGATTATCAAAGAaaaattatacatttaaaaaacaaaaccaaaaaagacCTGTTGTAGCATGCAGATAAGGTAATAATATAGATAGGAATACAACTTAATAGAGAGCGGGTAATCAGACTGAGCTGGCACCGTCTAGTGGCTAAAAATAATCAGGACTTGAAATACAGTTCTGTTTTTAAACCTAGGAAAGGGAACAGGTTAACCAATATCTTCAAATTACatagtcaaaataaaacaagcaaaactaGTTTTGTATCCTTTCCCTTTACATAAAGAAGAAAAGCTTGAGATACAAAAGATGAAAGAAATTTCCCGTTTAGTCATCTTAGAGAGAACATAAATGTATGCTTAGTTGAAACAGTTTTCCAGCTCTAACTGTATGaactaaaaatacacaaaatagcttatatatacacacacacacacacacacgacttaATGTGTACTAGTCCAGTCAATCCTTTATAAATctacatttaattttttccccAAATACCTTTCAACTTTGTATAGCCTTTCAAGTTGGCGACAACTCAGTCCACTGTATGTTGCACACAGATGGTCAGTCTAAACGGAATATTTTTGTTCCTCATTCAAACATTTTACTCGTTTAGGTTTTACACTATAAACAATGTTGGTATACACTATATGTTCGAGCTGCATGGTACAGTAAGCTTGCATTTTAACTTTAGTACTGGTTGTGCAATCATTCAAATAGGATAAAAGGATACCAACAtaatctctcacacacacacacacacacatgcacgcacacacacacacacgcacgcacacacgcacacacacacacacacctgaactaCTTCCTTTGAGTGTAGCATGATATGAGATACTTCTCCCAGTCAGAGTCCTGTTTCTGGGCTTTAAGCTGAACACTGTCTACAAAACAAAACGGAAGATTGTGAATATCAACATAGACACAGAGGAATAAAACACCGCAACGAAGTATATTAGTGTAGTGTGGACTCTAAgagaaaaagcatttttaaaatatattgcaACTTACTTCTTTTAATGAGACTAGTCTTCTTAAGTTTGCTGTGGATGGCGTGTCCATTTTGGGCCAGTCTCAAAGACATTGAAGCACCCCTCCTGAAATGATGTGTTAAGTGTGTTCATAAAGTTACTAATATTTACCAGAAAGACAAAAACGTTGCTATTCCCAGACGACTTGCGCAACTTAGCCAGAGGACCACATATTTGATCATTATTTATTGGTCCTTTTTGAATGTAGAGTAGATAATTGTATTTTGCCTAGTTGTGGCACAAACAGATAAACAGTGCCGTgcaaaactcttgagccacccaAATTTGAAAAACTTTCTGAAAGCCTGGacaacaaaatgtttctttGACCACTTGCTGCTTTTTTGCTCATTTTAAGAGGAACATTTGTTAAGCCACCCAACACTGTGGCCTTCGAATGAGtcgagcattaaaaaaaaaagaaaaagaaaacgtaACCTACTTTCTGTGTTAAAGACCAGTTTTACGTTTTATCTTTAATCCCTTATTATTAGCAGCAAGTTGCCTGTTCATGTTTTCCCATTTCTTTTGCTGactctatgaaaaatgccaaagacaaCAGTTTCACAGGcataataatatttttgcatcaacaaggtgattcctgAAGAGCTATGAACTTAAAACTtagcatatctcagcatggagTGCAGTGTTTCCTCAAAAGATTCTGGGCAAACGGTACAagaggaggacaaaagaagtagCAGCAGGCAAAATctgtggcaacaggtcttatgaGGATGAAACTTCTGGTTCAAATCAATATCAATGTGCACAGAGgtggtcaggagagaggtacagcaGTGTGTGCCTTcattcatctgtaaaacatggagGTGCTGTCATGGTTTGAGGTTCCAATTCAAGCCAAGCCaacttatatttatttaaataaataaatgaataaataaacaaataaataaataaataaacccagCTTAACAGAGGAAATAGAATAAGGAGTTTCAGCCAGAGGTACTGGAGATCTTGTCAAGACTGATGAGTACTGTtaagattttgatccaccaccATGCAATGCCATCTGCAAAGCATCCAACTGAAGATGGCCAATCAGCATGACAATAATCCCAATGTCACTGCTAATACAGTAAAAggatacctggatagaaaaccGCAGTCAGTAATGGACTGGCTGCCTCAGAGCagattactgaagcagtgtgggatcatcttgacagaacaAAAAGCCAGCCAACTTCAAAAGAAGAGtgctgaatgtccttcaagaagcctggagaactactaCTGAAACCATCTAAAGAAgtgacaagaaagctgcctaagagttCAGGCTGCATTCAAAATTATAAGTGATCGTTCCAAATACTGATTTTGAAATTTGTTAGACTTgtgcaaactctgtttttgtcttatttcCAGCATTTCCAGGTATGTTTGAATATGTTTCAACAAACTGCTGAACCtgttttcctagcaaaatacatgaaaggaaaggaagaaagaaacgagttgtggctcaagactttttcaCACTACTATACAGTCACCATGCTACTTCTTCATTTAAGAAATTACATTGCTTGTACCGATAAAATATTTAATGGTGACCTAATAATTTTTTTACTGTTCAAATTCTGTCCACTAAAATTTTTTATGTCACAATTAATTGACTGTGTTTTATGTTTCGCTACCTCATGGCTCCGAGCTTTCCCTTCTCCATGAACAGCTCGACTGTAACTTTGCCTTCCTGTTGGTACAGCCTAGCATAGAGGGTCCTGTTGTGCACAGTCGCTTTGAACCAGCCGACTGCCTCTTCAGACCAATCTCTCCCATTCACAGGCATCACCTAAGGGGTaggaaatacacacaaaataccATGAACTGAGATAATTCATTTCCTTTTCTCACCAAGTAACAGATAACGCTGTGACTAATAGTGGACAAATGCAAATAATTAAGCCCACACTCTCACAGCACAGCTTTTTAACCATTTTCATGTATGCAAATTCTGACAGGGACAGTCCGTATGACTCTCTCTGAAGATTTTTAAGTGTCCATGCAGGTGGAAGACTGTAAATCCACTTACATTAGCCAGTGAAACCTGCACAGCCTGAAGTGGTACAGTAGCCATTTCAGGGGTCAGCTCCTTTATATTTGACAGTGACAGACAGGCAGTGTCACCATAGTCCAACCTTTTCACTTCCACCTTGATGGATGTCTCTGTCCCAGCACCATCTTACATCCAAAAGACAGAGAGTATACAAAGCAAGACAAAAAATCCAGTGTGACATTCCCAAGTGGCTACCAGCAAAACAAAGTGACACTGCTACCATCTAGAGGCATACAtctgcaaaaacatttcaaTACAACGACAGAACCCACCTCTGCTCACTCCACATATCTTTATCACCTGGCTCCTGCACCATTGTTCTCGCTCGGCGAACCAACCCATTACTACGGTTCCAATATCTGGAATGCAGTTCTGCTCAGCATATGAATTACTGGCTTTCCAGCTGTgccaaatgaaaataataatgatgatgaccagaaacatgtgggttattaaaaaagaaaaaaaaaaaatctacaaagAAAACGGTTATGAATAAAAGGCATAAATGGCTCTTTAAGTTCTGAAAATGTCATCAGTGAATCAGCGGGAAAATCTGAGAAAAAGCAGACTTAAGTTTAGCCTCAGCGCTGAATAACTTACTCTGTGGCAAAGGCCTGTAGCTTCTCATGGGAGTCTGCCTGCTGGATGTAGAAGTTGCTCGGACTCACAGTGTGAGACACCACAACCTCAGTCTCTTCAAATCTTCGAATCTGGAAATCGGGAATCTTTAAACTGCTGGTTGTTGCCATTTTCGCACCATCAGAACCGTTATCATGTTCAGGGTCTGTGCACTTGGGACTTCTGGGTTTCCAGTGGATATTCACACCCACGATCTCTGGCAGAGTAGTTATATTTTGGCAGTCTTCACTTCCCAAGGGGCCAGGATCAGAGCCCCTCTCCACTACCTCTGCGAAGATGTCTCCAATATCCCAGAGTTCAGTTTGTGTTGCAATCACGCAACTATAGATGAGAGAGCCACTTGACTCTGCTTTTTTCACTCTGAAGACTGGGTCTTGGGTTTCAAACTTTGCATTCAAAGGTTTTGGAGCAAGAACTTCTACCAGATCGGTGACAACGTGACTGAACTGGTCTCTTTGTGTTGTAATGGTAGGTGACACAGGCTGCTGTAAATCTGAAGTGTATGGACGTTTAGCCCACTCCATGTCCGTGACCTCCAGTGAACCCATGTTTTTAACTTTTGCTCTGAGGAAGTGCAGCAGCTGGGAGGATGTTTGTTTTTGGTATTGCACCTTGACATCATCTTCACATCTCCAGTGTAATAGTGGTGTGGTGTTCATGGGTTTTGGGTTACTGAGCTCGGGGAAAACAGCTTTTAAGGGAGGTAAAAGTATTTGAGGCCTCTCTGCCCTTCTGTCATGGCTCTCATCAGTGACAGGTGGAAAAATCCCAGCATCCGCTTGGCTCTTCTCCTCAAAATCAACCTGCTTTTCTTCAACCTTAAAATCACAACTGGAAGCCAAAACAGTGCTGGTGAGGCTCGAAGAACGCCTGCATATCATGTCGTCCTGATAGTCTGCTGCAGGCTTTGAGGTGAGGAAGCGTTGTAGCTGCTGAAGAGACACCGTGGCTCCCAGTACCTGGATTGCTTTTGCTATTGAGCTCGCCATCAGTGAGTTCTTTAACATGGGCCCAAACTTAAAAACATCTGTAATCTGAATCTCTTTGACGCCAAGCTGCTGCATCCGATTTCCGCTGACTCCATTTTTAACTTTAGGAAGGAGACAAACCTGCGGGTCTGACGGGGAAAGCAGGCAGCAGAGGTTTATTAATACAGTTACTTATCCATCTGTAGCTATACGATTAATTTATAACTTACCAGCTGTGAGGTCCTTTAATAAAGCTGAAACCTTTGCGACTGTTTGACATTTCACATCTAAAGCTTTTGAGAGATCACTGAACAAGCTCCTGGGACAAGATGAATTCAGGTAACCTTGGACATCTTTATAGGCCTGGTTGTAAAAAACGGGGAAATTTGTgtggtttatttaaaaaaaaaaaaaaaaaaacacatacattGTGTTTATTAGTTCAGAGGAAATCAATTTTGGCAGTCAGttgatatttcatgtttttgtaatGACGAACACCCTGTAGGTTTTTCCACTGGTCTTAGCAATATCAGCTAATGTAACTAAATGCATTAATTAGTCGCTTGCTTGCCAGTTAGCTTTACCTTGATGGTGAAGTTGCGAAGGTCTTGTTCAAGTTTATTCCGGGCATTTTCCAGCAAGAACAGCTGGTAAGTTAACTGCACTTTCTGGGAGATCATGGAGGGCGCCGACTGGAGGCTGACAGCCAGCTGGTGAGGAGCCATGGCGTCCCTGCCCCCCTGCATGTATGACTGGTGGCTAGTTAGCGGCTAGTTAGCTAGCCAATTAGCGTTATTATTCTTGACTTTGACGGTCCTTTTCTTTTCATAGATTTTCTTGGAGGTTCCGCAAATTACCATAGTGGAACAATTCCTTTTAGTCTACTTTTTGACCTCGGTTTCTTCTTTAAACCCCGGTTGTCATAAAAATGTATCGCACTCCTTCTTCCACCAAGGACAGGCCGCCATCTTGAGAAGAGGCCCCCCGCTGGTAGAGGTGGGCGGAatggatcgatccaaatatcgatagtgtCGATACCAACACTAgtattggtatcggatcgatactaaCAGGATTGGATCGATACTTTGCTTGTATCCTTCGAATTCAGTATGTAGCCCGGTGAACTGTGTTAATTATTTCCTTGGAAAAAATAAACCTCAAATATGCACTATGAAGAAAGTCCAAACCTTTTTGTGTGCTTTAGAGACAGAAAAACTTCCATTCCAGGTCTCCAAAAACCCCGCTTCAAAagacatgaaaagctgaaaggtgtgttttgttgcattaactaattattgtggaaagtaaTCCGTGATATAGTGGTGATTAAAAGGATAATTCGTGGCACACTACTCTTCCCCCAATTAGCTACctgaataacaaataataaCCAATCCcggccctgtatttacttggtattggaTCGATACCAATATTTGTAGTGTGGAACAGCACTACTGTCAATGAGGGAAAGTGTGAATGTTGAATGTTTTTGTTGAAATGTTCAAGCAAACATGTACATGTTAAATGACCAGATATATAAAATTAAGgttttgtacaaagtatcggtatcggatcaggATCAtcgataccaccctgaattttgaaacttttttttttttagacctgGAACTAAATGTGCCTGTCTCTAAAGTACTTTGGGTCTacatctgtttttaaaatgatataaaaaatacatttcagacATCTTTCATAGTGcatgtttgagttttttttcatttccaatgaaattaacaattaaaagaattgagattttttttcttttttttttgtaaatcagACAGCATTTGACAGATGTCAAGCTCATTTGACATAGTGGGCTGCAGCCCACTATAGTCCGTAAAAAGTTTAACCATGCATTGAATTCCTCAGATATCTTCATATAACAAAAAAGAAGtacattttaaacagtacatctCTGTTTTCCTATACGAtaaaaaaatgctgctgtatTAAATGGAAGAAATCTGTCCATATTCTAAGTACTGGATATAATAGACTATGACTTTCTAACTGTAGACCCTCTATAAAAAGATAGAAATTTCAGTTGTAGATATTGAATTCAACTGTTAATCTATTATTTAGTTACTTTGGTGTGTTATGAATGGTTACGGAGGAGGTCCTTATCAGAAGGAAAAGCTGTCAAACTTAtagaaaatacagataaaaGTCCCAAATTTATGTCCTTTTTTCTCAATTCTTTTCCAAGTCTGTCTAGTTGGACAGAATGGAAGCTTTGGCGGTCTGATTCTGGCCCAGGGGCCATGTGTTTGGCACCCCTGGTGTAGAGGTAGAAACAGAAAGTCGTGCAAGTTTGCATGCAAGCTGTTGCTAATGTCTAAATGCCAGTAACTATCAACaccaagaagaagaatgaaTACAATTTACTTGTTGCATTCCTATGGTTTGACACCTAATGCTATCCACACAGTGTTCTTTTCTTCAAGTGCTCTTTGCTTGAACTTGTCAAGCTGCTACTTGATCTAGAAGCTGAAACGTGTGGGTGGGGCAATACAGACATTTTCCTAAAGTTAATATTGCTCAAGAGTTAGATTGATAGGCAGTTTTGCTGTACCCGTGATAATGCTGACATCACATATACTGGTTCTAGTTGCAAAACGGCACTTTGCATCAGTTTCAAGAAGAGGGATTTGCCAATAGGAAGACAGCAAGAAAGATTGCTCAATGgcatatctttttttcttttggtgtaCATCCAGAGGTACTTGCttacaatttcaaatatcttttCATGCCATTGCCAGTGGATCAGTACTGTAGGATGCAAGTCAAAGTTTAATGTTGTGTTGCTTAGTTTCACTTAATCTTAATGGATGACCTTCTCTGATCATGACCTTACAGTCAGGATTTTATGATTTGGTGGCATTTCAACTATAATTGTTCACCTTCCCACCTCACTGATTTATTTTGTAGATACTGAAATGCGGGGAATGGTATTCTTAAATAAAGAACTGCAAGATATCGTGGTTATTCAGTGCGACATGTTTATTATGTAAACCATACACCGTTGCAACATCTGACCACAGTCTCCATGGTCAGAGCCACACATTATATATTACAGAACAGGCTGGTATAATGACATTTCTTGTATAAAGACAAAATAAGCCATTCTTattcaaaaatatatacaaatcaatatgtttaaacaaaaGCTTTCTTACAAGGGTCTATATGGCAATTGTGTTGAATTATTCAGGAGTCCAGTCGTGACTCTTGGAATGTTCTGCAAGGCTTCATAGACgtcataaaaatgtaatccaCTGGCTAAAGCTTTTAGTTTCAAACAAACATTCACAATGAAGAATGGGTACAAACTCTTGTGATTCTTGATTTGGCGTGCACTGTAACCAAACCACTTGGGAATCAGTAATGCCAAATTCCAGTTTAAGATTTTAGCTGCAGAGGTCATGAAAAGTTTGCGTCCTGCAAGCTTGTAACGTGCAATAACCAAAGTTTATGGTTTGCTTACTTTACATAGCATGTGCATGTCTAAAATTATCTAAAAAACCCAGTAAAAGCTGATTTGAGACTTCACACCATAACAGATTTCTGTGTGCAGCACAGCTTCCTGCTGAACATGATGAAAACTGCTAACAAAACAATTGCAAATAAGACAATTATGATCATTTGTCCAAAATGAACTTCCTGTGCCTTTGTGTGCAATGAACAGTACAATGAAGGGTTCATCAGATATTCTGTCACCGTAAGGTTTCTAACTCTCGTAAAGCATTCTGCCTCACTGATATCGGGCACTGTAATCTCCGTCTCATTTAAGACCATCAACCATCTGTTGTCACAGCAGTTGAAAGGATTCCCGCTTATATGCATGACAGTAAGGTTTGTGGATAAAGCACGAATCAACGAAGGGTTTAAAGTCATAAAAACATTATGTC
This window encodes:
- the LOC116324603 gene encoding uncharacterized protein LOC116324603 encodes the protein MQGGRDAMAPHQLAVSLQSAPSMISQKVQLTYQLFLLENARNKLEQDLRNFTIKAYKDVQGYLNSSCPRSLFSDLSKALDVKCQTVAKVSALLKDLTADPQVCLLPKVKNGVSGNRMQQLGVKEIQITDVFKFGPMLKNSLMASSIAKAIQVLGATVSLQQLQRFLTSKPAADYQDDMICRRSSSLTSTVLASSCDFKVEEKQVDFEEKSQADAGIFPPVTDESHDRRAERPQILLPPLKAVFPELSNPKPMNTTPLLHWRCEDDVKVQYQKQTSSQLLHFLRAKVKNMGSLEVTDMEWAKRPYTSDLQQPVSPTITTQRDQFSHVVTDLVEVLAPKPLNAKFETQDPVFRVKKAESSGSLIYSCVIATQTELWDIGDIFAEVVERGSDPGPLGSEDCQNITTLPEIVGVNIHWKPRSPKCTDPEHDNGSDGAKMATTSSLKIPDFQIRRFEETEVVVSHTVSPSNFYIQQADSHEKLQAFATDWKASNSYAEQNCIPDIGTVVMGWFAEREQWCRSQVIKICGVSRDGAGTETSIKVEVKRLDYGDTACLSLSNIKELTPEMATVPLQAVQVSLANVMPVNGRDWSEEAVGWFKATVHNRTLYARLYQQEGKVTVELFMEKGKLGAMRRGASMSLRLAQNGHAIHSKLKKTSLIKRNSVQLKAQKQDSDWEKYLISCYTQRK